The following coding sequences lie in one Mucilaginibacter sp. KACC 22773 genomic window:
- a CDS encoding inorganic phosphate transporter has translation MHISILAATLPFIGQVNLSGYLLVVFIVCILAVIGFEFVNGFHDTANAVATVIYTQALKPVYAIPWSGLWNFLGVFLGGVTVAMGILKLVPLDALMTLPVSVGACLVLSVLLASIIWNLGTWYLGIPCSSSHTMIGAMIGAGLAFTWYYHGPGVNWGKAEEIGLSLVLSPIIGFGAAALLMLFLKHVTKSHALFHIPTGEDDRPPILIRLLLITTCTLVSFFHGSNDGQKGVGLFMLILIAFLPARFAVNHHISNDKVLAAFNQAGLVITKNIDGSNAWNSEFINLADLIDRAKASLAEKNETDVAKTYRYRKQVEAAVKAIRTVLKDNAIKLPANDRASLTSASDELEHVTDFAPVWVIAIISVSLGLGTMIGWKRIVVTIGEKIGNEHLSYAQGATSEIVAASTIGLSTAFGLPVSTTHVLSSGIAGAMVASGGKGNLNNKTIKNIAMAWVLTLPVAIILASLLFMFFHLFI, from the coding sequence ATGCATATTTCAATACTCGCAGCCACACTTCCTTTTATTGGCCAGGTTAATTTAAGCGGTTATTTACTGGTTGTCTTTATCGTTTGCATCCTGGCTGTTATCGGGTTCGAGTTTGTGAATGGCTTTCATGATACAGCCAATGCGGTAGCTACCGTAATATACACCCAGGCGTTGAAACCAGTGTATGCTATTCCCTGGTCGGGCTTATGGAATTTTTTAGGCGTGTTTCTGGGTGGTGTAACGGTAGCCATGGGTATTTTAAAGCTGGTGCCGCTTGATGCCTTGATGACTTTGCCTGTGAGCGTAGGTGCCTGCCTGGTATTATCGGTGTTGCTCGCGTCCATTATCTGGAACCTGGGCACCTGGTATCTGGGCATTCCCTGTTCCAGCTCACATACCATGATTGGCGCCATGATTGGCGCCGGCCTGGCCTTTACCTGGTACTACCATGGCCCCGGGGTAAATTGGGGTAAAGCCGAAGAGATAGGCCTGTCGCTTGTTCTATCGCCCATTATTGGTTTTGGTGCCGCAGCCCTGCTCATGTTGTTTTTAAAGCATGTAACCAAATCACATGCCTTGTTTCATATCCCAACCGGCGAAGATGACCGTCCGCCAATTTTAATCAGGCTTTTACTCATCACCACCTGTACCCTGGTTAGCTTTTTTCATGGTAGTAATGATGGGCAAAAGGGTGTAGGCTTATTTATGCTGATCCTGATTGCTTTTTTACCAGCCCGCTTTGCAGTAAATCACCATATAAGTAACGATAAAGTTTTGGCGGCTTTTAACCAGGCCGGCCTCGTGATAACTAAAAACATCGACGGAAGCAACGCCTGGAACAGTGAATTTATAAACCTGGCAGATTTAATAGACCGGGCAAAAGCCTCGCTGGCCGAAAAAAATGAAACCGATGTTGCCAAAACTTACCGTTACCGTAAACAGGTAGAAGCGGCTGTAAAAGCAATCAGAACGGTGCTTAAAGATAACGCGATAAAATTACCGGCAAATGATCGGGCCTCGCTTACATCTGCCTCAGACGAGCTGGAGCATGTAACAGATTTTGCGCCGGTATGGGTAATTGCTATAATTTCTGTATCGCTTGGGCTGGGCACCATGATTGGCTGGAAAAGGATTGTAGTTACCATTGGCGAAAAAATTGGTAACGAACATTTAAGCTATGCGCAGGGTGCCACATCCGAAATTGTTGCCGCATCAACCATTGGCCTAAGTACGGCATTTGGTTTGCCGGTAAGTACTACACACGTGCTTTCAAGCGGCATTGCCGGCGCTATGGTTGCTTCGGGCGGTAAGGGCAATCT